Below is a window of Herminiimonas arsenicoxydans DNA.
GAGATCGTAACGCAATTCGCCGAATTCAAGAATATGTTCGACATTTTCATTGCGCGCGCGGCGTACCAGCGCCTTCAGCCTGGCTTCCAGTTCCACCAGTGAAAACGGTTTGACCAGGTAATCGTCTGCACCGACCTCAAAACCGGCCAGCTTGTCCTTTACCGTATCGCGCGCAGTCAGCATCAGGATAGGTGTTGCCAGACGCTGCTCCTTGCGCAACTGGCGACATACTTCTATGCCGTCGAGTCCGGGCAATTCCAGATCCAGCACGATCACATCGTAATGCGCGCTGGTGGCACGTTTGACGCCGGCCTGGCCGGTGAGTGCGACATCGAGCGTATAGCCGAGCGGCTCAAGGAAGCCGTATAAATTGGCGACGATATCCGGATTGTCTTCGATGATCAGTGCGTACACGTTTGCCTTCTGCTTCCCTATTCGTCGATCGCGGTGAAGCGCTGCACGGTTTTTCCATCGTGCTCGACCATTTCAAAAAATACTGTTTCCGGACGGGTCCAGAACGAACCGTCGGCAGCGGTATAGACGATCATGACGATGTTCGGATCGGATTCGAGTTTGGCGGCGCAGATGAAATCATAGATGCCACCTTTATAGTGTCTGAATTGCATGGTGCCTCTCCTCGAAAATCATTACATCTTGACGATCCAGCTGGCAATCACCAGCACGACGCCGATGTTGATCGGAATATTGATGCCGGGCTGTTTTCTGCCGTAGGCCTGCATGGCATTCAATACTGCAAAGCCGCCCCATATCAGCAGATTTCCGCCGCCGCGCAGCCAATCAACCTGATCGATGCCGGTCAGTAACTGATGCGCACCGGCCAGTGCCAGATAAATGCAGATCGCCGCAAGAAGCAGACGGACGTTTTTCTTTTTAAGGATTTCTTCGAAGGACTGCCCTGAAAACATGTGTACTCCATTTGATGTGCCGTTATTGTAAGTGAGGACGGCGATCGGTATTTAATACTTTGCAGGCAGTACACGCAGCAATTGCCCGTTCGCCTCATCTGTCAGTACATACAGCAAACCATCCGGTCCTTCGCGCACATCGCGTATGCGCTGCCCCACATACTGCAGCAGGCGTTCTTCGCGTACGACCTTGCCGTCCTTGAGTTCCAGCCGCGCCAGATAACGGAACTTGAGCGAACCGACAAACAGGTTGCCTTGCCACGCCTTGCCGTATCTGTTGCTCCGCAAAAAACTCATGCCGGATGGTGCAATCGATGGCGTCCATTGATACAGCGGCTGTTCCATGCCGGCTTTTGATGTCAGGCCTGCACCGATTTTTCCGCCGCCATAATTCTCGCCATAAGTAATGACAGGCCAGCCGTAATTTTTTCCGGCTTGCGGCAGATTGATTTCATCGCCGCCTTGCGGGCCATGTTCATGCGTCCATAATTTTCCATCCGGACCCAGCGTGGCGCCTTGCACA
It encodes the following:
- a CDS encoding hypothetical protein; putative exported protein (Evidence 5 : No homology to any previously reported sequences), with protein sequence MFSGQSFEEILKKKNVRLLLAAICIYLALAGAHQLLTGIDQVDWLRGGGNLLIWGGFAVLNAMQAYGRKQPGINIPINIGVVLVIASWIVKM
- a CDS encoding Putative Two-component system regulatory protein (Evidence 3 : Function proposed based on presence of conserved amino acid motif, structural feature or limited homology; Product type pr : putative regulator), with amino-acid sequence MYALIIEDNPDIVANLYGFLEPLGYTLDVALTGQAGVKRATSAHYDVIVLDLELPGLDGIEVCRQLRKEQRLATPILMLTARDTVKDKLAGFEVGADDYLVKPFSLVELEARLKALVRRARNENVEHILEFGELRYDLSRCEATRAGHKLSLTPTGYKLLESLMRKAPALITREELLREIWGDDPPDSDALRTHIHALRQAMDRPFVHPMLRTLPGNGYRLIKEDEE
- a CDS encoding Conserved hypothetical protein (Evidence 4 : Homologs of previously reported genes of unknown function) produces the protein MQFRHYKGGIYDFICAAKLESDPNIVMIVYTAADGSFWTRPETVFFEMVEHDGKTVQRFTAIDE